From one Rhodovulum sp. ES.010 genomic stretch:
- a CDS encoding ABC transporter ATP-binding protein, with the protein MFRFFESLVDPYAVHAETDVPPRRLAPFLWDYARPFRKVFAVAALLAVVVAAVEVWLIHAMGRVVDILSAGTPEQVLDEYGLVLVVLAVFILVVRPVLQGLDAAILNNGIMPNFGTLIRWRAHAQVLRQSVGWFENDFAGRIANRIMQTPPAAGEAVFQVFDAMTFALAYVVGALILLGQSDPRLALPLLIWLALYGLLVRWTIRRVGPASKAASDARSAVTGRVVDAYTNIHSVKLFAHHDRELAYAREAIEQARRTFAAEMRIFTKMDIALTALNGFLIVAVVGWAIALWVQGSASVGVVAAATALTLRLNGMTGWIMWALSSFFRSLGVVAEGMETIAQPITLTDAPDAKPLQLTDGRIEVRALTHHYGRGSGGLDHVDLTIAPGEKVGLVGRSGAGKSTLVKLLLRFYDAEGGRILIDGQDIAHVTQESLRRHIGMVSQEATLMHRSVRDNILYGRPEASEAEMVDAAKRAEAHAFILDLQDPEGRTGYDAQVGERGVKLSGGQRQRVALARAILKDAPILVLDEATSALDSEVEAAIQETLYGVMEGKTVIAIAHRLSTIAHMDRIVVLDDGRIVEEGRHAELLARNGLYARFWARQSGGFIGTEAAE; encoded by the coding sequence ATGTTCCGTTTCTTCGAATCCCTCGTCGATCCCTACGCGGTCCATGCCGAGACCGACGTCCCGCCCCGGCGGTTGGCGCCGTTCCTGTGGGACTATGCCCGGCCGTTTCGAAAGGTCTTCGCCGTGGCCGCGCTGCTGGCGGTGGTGGTGGCCGCTGTCGAGGTTTGGCTGATCCACGCCATGGGCCGCGTCGTCGACATCCTGTCGGCCGGCACGCCCGAACAGGTCCTCGACGAGTACGGCCTTGTCCTGGTCGTCCTTGCCGTTTTCATTCTCGTGGTCCGGCCGGTGCTGCAGGGCCTGGACGCGGCGATCCTGAACAACGGGATCATGCCGAATTTCGGTACGCTGATCCGCTGGCGCGCCCATGCGCAGGTTCTGCGCCAGTCGGTCGGCTGGTTCGAGAACGATTTCGCCGGCCGCATCGCCAACCGGATCATGCAGACGCCGCCAGCGGCCGGCGAGGCGGTGTTCCAGGTCTTCGACGCGATGACCTTTGCGCTGGCCTACGTGGTGGGGGCGCTGATCCTGCTGGGCCAGTCCGACCCCAGGCTGGCGCTGCCGCTGCTGATCTGGCTTGCGCTTTACGGGCTCCTGGTGCGCTGGACGATCCGGCGCGTGGGACCGGCCTCGAAGGCGGCATCCGACGCCCGCAGCGCCGTGACCGGGCGGGTCGTCGACGCCTATACCAACATCCATTCCGTCAAGCTCTTCGCCCATCACGACCGGGAGCTTGCCTATGCCAGGGAGGCGATTGAACAGGCGCGCCGAACATTCGCGGCCGAGATGCGCATCTTCACCAAGATGGACATCGCGCTGACCGCGCTGAACGGTTTCCTGATCGTGGCCGTGGTGGGATGGGCCATCGCGCTCTGGGTGCAAGGCAGCGCGAGCGTGGGTGTCGTCGCTGCCGCGACCGCGCTGACGCTCAGGCTCAACGGGATGACCGGCTGGATCATGTGGGCGCTGTCCAGCTTCTTCCGCTCGCTCGGCGTGGTGGCCGAGGGGATGGAGACCATCGCCCAGCCGATCACCCTGACCGACGCGCCGGATGCGAAACCCTTGCAACTCACCGACGGGCGGATCGAAGTCCGGGCTCTGACCCACCATTACGGGCGCGGAAGCGGGGGACTCGACCATGTCGATCTGACCATCGCCCCGGGCGAGAAGGTGGGCCTGGTCGGCCGGTCCGGAGCAGGCAAGTCGACGCTGGTGAAGCTGCTCCTGCGCTTCTACGACGCCGAGGGCGGGCGGATCCTGATCGACGGGCAGGACATCGCGCACGTCACCCAGGAGAGCCTGCGCCGTCATATCGGCATGGTCAGCCAGGAGGCGACCCTTATGCACCGCTCGGTTCGCGACAACATCCTGTATGGCCGGCCCGAGGCGAGCGAGGCCGAAATGGTCGACGCTGCCAAGCGGGCCGAGGCGCACGCGTTCATCCTCGACCTGCAAGACCCCGAAGGGCGGACGGGCTACGACGCGCAGGTGGGCGAGCGTGGCGTGAAGCTTTCGGGCGGGCAGCGCCAGCGGGTCGCGCTGGCCCGGGCGATCCTCAAGGATGCGCCGATCCTCGTGCTGGACGAGGCGACATCGGCGCTCGATTCCGAGGTCGAGGCGGCGATTCAGGAAACGCTTTACGGCGTGATGGAGGGCAAGACGGTCATCGCCATCGCGCATCGTTTGTCGACCATCGCGCATATGGACCGGATCGTGGTTCTGGACGACGGCCGCATCGTCGAGGAGGGCCGCCACGCCGAGCTTCTGGCACGGAACGGTCTTTACGCACGGTTCTGGGCCCGGCAGTCCGGCGGCTTCATCGGCACGGAGGCGGCGGAGTGA
- a CDS encoding LysE family translocator — translation MALDPLYLFVFAGLFSPGPNVILLTASGARFGFRRTLPHVAGVVVGVGITSGLTALGIGALLLELPWLATTLRILAAGWILWMAWTLVTAARQPDGRAGHRPFTFVEAVLFQWVNPKVWAVALAAASGYAAGLGPWGEALRLSTAFSGINLFVCLFWSFAGSLLAWLLASERAWRIFMGGMALALAVSAGMVVL, via the coding sequence ATGGCGCTCGACCCGCTTTACCTCTTCGTCTTTGCCGGGCTGTTCTCGCCCGGTCCGAACGTGATCCTGCTCACGGCATCCGGCGCGCGCTTCGGGTTTCGCCGCACCCTACCCCATGTCGCCGGTGTCGTCGTAGGCGTGGGGATCACCTCCGGCCTCACCGCGCTTGGCATCGGCGCGCTGCTGCTGGAACTGCCTTGGCTGGCCACCACGCTGCGGATTCTCGCGGCGGGCTGGATCCTGTGGATGGCCTGGACGCTTGTGACCGCCGCGCGCCAGCCCGATGGCCGCGCCGGGCACCGCCCCTTCACCTTCGTGGAAGCGGTGCTTTTCCAATGGGTCAACCCCAAGGTCTGGGCCGTCGCGCTGGCCGCCGCTTCGGGCTATGCCGCCGGGCTCGGGCCGTGGGGCGAGGCGCTGCGCCTGTCGACCGCCTTTTCGGGCATCAACCTGTTCGTCTGCCTTTTCTGGTCCTTCGCGGGGTCGCTTCTCGCCTGGCTTCTGGCCAGCGAAAGGGCGTGGCGCATCTTCATGGGCGGCATGGCGCTGGCGCTGGCGGTCTCCGCCGGGATGGTGGTCCTTTAG
- a CDS encoding CCA tRNA nucleotidyltransferase, which yields MRVTGEWFFADHTQSVCGMLTAAGHRALFVGGCVRNALLGAPVTDIDIATDARPDRVMELAEAAGLKAVATGFDHGTVTVIAGHLPHEVTTFRRDVETFGRHAVVAFAETADEDAHRRDFTMNALYATPAGEVIDPLGGLPDLVARRVRFIDDADARIREDYLRILRFFRFHAWYGDPGGGLDPDGLAACAANADGLAHLSRERVGAEIKKLLSAPDPGQSVGAMAQSGVLAHSLPGAAPDLLAPLVDLERSWGLAADPIRRLAALGGECHAERLRLSKAEGRKLARLHDAMGRPDGPAALGYRLGLTDARDAVLLRAAALSTPPPPGALDDIARGAAAEFPVTAGDLMPALSGPALGERLKALEARWIASGFTLTRDDLLG from the coding sequence ATGCGGGTGACGGGCGAGTGGTTCTTCGCCGATCACACGCAGTCCGTCTGCGGAATGCTGACAGCCGCCGGGCACCGCGCGCTGTTCGTGGGCGGCTGCGTGCGCAACGCGCTGCTGGGCGCCCCGGTGACCGATATCGACATCGCGACCGACGCCCGGCCCGACCGGGTGATGGAACTGGCCGAGGCGGCGGGGTTGAAGGCCGTGGCGACCGGCTTCGACCATGGCACGGTCACGGTGATCGCCGGCCACCTGCCGCACGAGGTCACGACCTTCCGCCGCGATGTCGAAACCTTCGGCCGGCACGCGGTCGTCGCATTCGCCGAGACTGCCGACGAGGATGCCCACCGGCGCGACTTCACGATGAACGCGCTTTACGCCACCCCCGCCGGCGAGGTGATCGACCCGCTCGGCGGGCTGCCCGACCTCGTCGCGCGTCGGGTGCGGTTCATCGACGATGCCGACGCGCGGATTCGCGAAGATTATCTGCGTATCCTGCGCTTTTTCCGGTTCCATGCCTGGTATGGCGACCCCGGGGGCGGGCTCGACCCCGATGGGCTTGCTGCCTGCGCCGCCAATGCCGATGGCCTCGCGCATCTTTCGCGCGAGCGGGTGGGTGCCGAGATCAAGAAGCTTCTGTCCGCGCCCGATCCGGGCCAAAGCGTGGGGGCCATGGCGCAGAGCGGCGTCCTGGCCCACAGCCTGCCCGGCGCGGCGCCCGACCTTCTGGCGCCTCTGGTCGACCTGGAGCGCAGCTGGGGTCTTGCCGCCGACCCGATCCGCCGCCTGGCGGCCCTGGGCGGCGAGTGCCACGCCGAGCGGCTGCGCCTGAGCAAGGCCGAGGGCCGCAAGCTCGCGCGCCTGCACGACGCCATGGGCCGGCCCGACGGCCCCGCCGCGCTGGGCTATCGCCTGGGGCTGACGGATGCGCGGGACGCGGTGCTGCTGCGCGCGGCCGCACTGTCCACGCCGCCACCCCCCGGTGCGCTGGACGACATTGCTCGAGGGGCCGCGGCCGAGTTCCCGGTGACGGCGGGCGATCTGATGCCGGCGCTGTCGGGCCCGGCGCTTGGCGAGCGGCTCAAGGCGCTTGAGGCGCGCTGGATCGCGTCCGGTTTCACGCTGACGCGGGACGACCTCCTTGGTTAG
- a CDS encoding CoA pyrophosphatase: MRKRAPMPADDAIADLRAALARPAPATSDHDLNPGFVLPEGRVLRPAAVLVPLTPGPGGLRVILTKRSSRLKHHPGQIAFPGGKLDAGDDGPVAAALRESHEEIGLPPGQVDVLGTLPTHETVTGFTVTPVLGFVRDAFHWLPEVGEVDEVFDVPFAHVMAPAHYTVQSRFWRGQRRYYFTVPYGPYYIWGATARILRGLADRVAV, from the coding sequence ATGCGGAAAAGGGCCCCGATGCCGGCCGATGACGCGATTGCGGACCTGCGCGCGGCGTTGGCGCGGCCGGCCCCCGCGACCTCCGATCATGATCTGAACCCCGGGTTCGTTTTGCCCGAGGGGCGGGTTCTGCGCCCGGCGGCGGTCCTTGTCCCGCTGACGCCGGGGCCGGGCGGCCTGCGGGTGATCCTGACCAAGCGCTCCTCGCGTCTCAAGCATCATCCGGGCCAGATCGCCTTTCCGGGCGGCAAGCTCGATGCGGGCGACGATGGCCCAGTCGCCGCGGCCCTGCGCGAATCGCACGAGGAGATCGGCCTGCCGCCTGGACAGGTCGACGTTCTGGGCACACTGCCCACGCATGAAACCGTGACGGGCTTCACCGTCACGCCGGTGCTGGGCTTCGTGCGTGACGCCTTCCACTGGCTGCCCGAGGTCGGCGAGGTGGACGAGGTGTTCGACGTGCCCTTCGCCCATGTGATGGCGCCCGCGCATTACACCGTCCAGTCGCGTTTCTGGCGCGGGCAGCGCAGGTATTATTTCACCGTTCCGTACGGCCCCTACTACATCTGGGGGGCGACGGCGCGGATCCTGCGCGGGTTGGCCGATCGGGTGGCCGTGTGA
- a CDS encoding Hsp33 family molecular chaperone HslO: MSLGSQIAWDDTVLPFQLDRSAIRGRIVRLDGVLENVLAQHRYPPEIEALVAEAALLTALIGQTIKLRWKLSLQVRGDGPARLIATDYYAPAEDGAPAWVRAYASFDADRLEPRADPFGQIGKGYFAILIDQGRDMVPYQGITPISGGSLSACAETYFAQSEQLPTRFALSFGRKQLPGRTEGWRGGGVMLQLMPEASTPAASEGGSGHDGLMQADDILEGDEAEDWTRANTLLDTVEDPELIGPQVQPTELLVRLFHEERPRVFEPQPVQFGCTCSEDRVRQSLSIYSAKDLAHMTTDDGIVTADCQFCGAHYEMDPATLGFDAEKGPDAGR; the protein is encoded by the coding sequence ATGTCACTCGGATCGCAGATCGCCTGGGACGACACCGTCCTGCCCTTCCAGCTGGACCGCAGCGCTATCCGCGGCCGGATCGTGCGGCTTGACGGGGTGCTGGAAAACGTGTTGGCCCAGCACCGCTACCCGCCAGAGATCGAGGCGCTGGTGGCCGAAGCCGCGCTTCTGACCGCGTTGATCGGCCAGACCATCAAGCTGCGCTGGAAACTTTCGCTTCAGGTGCGCGGCGACGGGCCCGCCCGGCTGATCGCCACCGACTACTACGCCCCGGCCGAGGACGGCGCGCCTGCCTGGGTGCGCGCCTATGCCAGTTTCGATGCGGACCGGCTGGAGCCGCGGGCCGACCCGTTCGGACAGATCGGCAAGGGCTACTTCGCGATCCTGATCGATCAGGGTCGTGACATGGTGCCCTATCAGGGCATCACGCCGATCTCGGGCGGATCGCTTTCGGCCTGCGCAGAGACCTATTTCGCGCAGTCCGAACAGTTGCCCACCCGCTTCGCGCTCAGCTTCGGCCGCAAGCAGCTGCCCGGACGGACCGAGGGCTGGCGCGGTGGCGGGGTGATGCTGCAGCTTATGCCCGAGGCGTCGACGCCCGCCGCGAGCGAAGGCGGCAGCGGCCACGATGGCCTCATGCAGGCCGACGACATTCTCGAAGGCGATGAGGCCGAGGATTGGACCCGCGCGAACACGCTTCTGGACACCGTCGAGGACCCGGAGCTGATCGGCCCGCAGGTGCAGCCGACCGAGCTTCTGGTGCGGCTGTTCCACGAAGAGCGGCCGCGTGTCTTCGAGCCTCAGCCGGTGCAGTTCGGCTGCACCTGTTCCGAGGACCGCGTGAGGCAGAGCCTGTCGATCTACTCGGCCAAGGACCTCGCTCACATGACTACCGACGACGGCATCGTGACCGCCGATTGCCAGTTCTGTGGCGCCCATTACGAAATGGACCCGGCGACCTTGGGGTTCGATGCGGAAAAGGGCCCCGATGCCGGCCGATGA